One Halobaculum roseum DNA segment encodes these proteins:
- the dpsA gene encoding DNA starvation/stationary phase protection protein DpsA, with translation MSTQKRVLKSAGDVEGSEALRMDAEKAEQIIDALNTDLAATYVLYHQLRKHHWNVEGAEFRDLHIFLGEAAENAEAFADELAERVQALGGVPHASMTTLQEEAPIEPEDEDVYDIRTSLANDMEMYGDIIETLREHVELADGLGDPTTGEILRENIVQVEEDAHHIEHYLEDDTLVTEGTMQ, from the coding sequence ATGAGTACTCAAAAGCGTGTGCTGAAGTCCGCGGGCGATGTCGAGGGAAGCGAAGCGCTTCGGATGGACGCCGAGAAGGCCGAGCAGATAATCGACGCGCTCAACACCGACCTCGCGGCGACGTACGTGCTGTACCACCAGCTGCGCAAGCACCACTGGAACGTGGAGGGCGCGGAGTTCCGCGACCTGCACATCTTCCTCGGCGAGGCCGCCGAGAACGCCGAGGCGTTCGCCGACGAGCTCGCCGAGCGCGTGCAGGCCCTGGGCGGCGTCCCGCACGCGTCCATGACGACGCTGCAGGAGGAGGCCCCTATCGAGCCCGAGGACGAGGACGTCTACGACATCCGCACGTCGCTGGCGAACGACATGGAGATGTACGGCGACATCATCGAGACGCTGCGCGAGCACGTCGAGCTCGCCGATGGCCTCGGCGACCCCACGACCGGCGAGATCCTCCGCGAGAACATCGTGCAGGTCGAGGAGGACGCCCACCACATCGAGCACTACCTCGAGGACGACACCCTCGTCACCGAGGGAACGATGCAGTAA
- a CDS encoding VOC family protein, with protein sequence MTPNSFFHVALKADDVDATAAFYEAAFDGTIIERGHAEDGEGPTAVDHVALEVADKRVYVFDRAPYEATGDVESMPNGLLHFGFVVDDIAAAREAIDGVGSGVDWVMGPDRFGDLRIAFLVDPAGSIVELIEHVS encoded by the coding sequence GTGACACCGAACTCGTTCTTTCACGTGGCGCTGAAGGCCGACGACGTGGACGCGACGGCGGCGTTCTACGAGGCGGCGTTCGACGGAACGATCATCGAGCGTGGACACGCGGAGGACGGCGAGGGCCCGACGGCCGTCGACCACGTGGCCCTGGAGGTGGCCGACAAGCGCGTGTACGTCTTCGACCGGGCGCCGTACGAGGCGACCGGCGACGTGGAGTCGATGCCGAACGGCCTGCTCCACTTCGGGTTCGTCGTCGACGACATCGCCGCCGCGCGCGAGGCGATCGACGGCGTCGGCTCCGGCGTCGACTGGGTGATGGGTCCCGACCGCTTCGGCGACCTCCGGATCGCGTTCCTCGTCGACCCGGCAGGCTCCATCGTCGAACTCATCGAACACGTGTCGTGA
- a CDS encoding DHH family phosphoesterase produces MSDSAAGEPGENGEGDSRPVVYELDPACTLADVDVGARYRAEVNGVVDYGVFVDISEDVSGLLHESNLDGETFAVGDELVVLLEELKENGDVSFDLADVDLGEANVLAVEHEPEIVAIADATVGDAVTVEGEISQIKQTGGPTIFHVADETGVIAAAAFEEAGVRAYPEVEIGDIVRVSGSVETHEGTTQLEVDDIDVLDGETAAAARERLDEAMRERAEPEAVEPLVDWPAFEKLRPELEDLARTLRRTVLEGRPIRIRHHADGDGMCAAIPVQLALENFIEEVHEGDDAARHTLKRLPSKAPFYEMEDVTRDLNFALEGRARHGQKLPFLLMLDNGSTEEDVPAYKNLAHYDVPIAVVDHHHPDPEAVNDLLDAHVNPYLHDEDYRITTGMMCVELARLIDPSVTDELRHVPAVAGLSDRSKAEVMDEFVDLADAAGYDREDIEDIGEALDYAAHWLRYSEGKTLVSDVLDVGSDDADRHRDLVEFLSTRAERDVEEQLDAVEPHVEHERLDSDAHLYRIDLENFAKRFTYPAPGKTTGELHDRKVRATGEPVITIGYGPDFAVLRSDGVRLDIPQMVTELNEEVVGGGVSGGGHLVVGSIKFVEGRREDVIDALVDKMADAELDEELSTTVELDD; encoded by the coding sequence ATGAGTGATTCCGCCGCCGGGGAACCCGGCGAGAACGGGGAGGGGGATTCCCGCCCCGTGGTCTACGAACTCGATCCCGCCTGCACGCTGGCCGACGTGGACGTCGGCGCGCGCTACCGCGCGGAGGTCAACGGCGTGGTCGACTACGGCGTCTTCGTCGACATCTCCGAGGACGTATCGGGCCTGCTCCACGAGTCGAACCTCGACGGCGAGACGTTCGCCGTGGGCGACGAGCTGGTCGTCCTCCTCGAGGAGCTCAAGGAGAACGGCGACGTGTCGTTCGACCTCGCCGACGTCGACCTCGGCGAGGCGAACGTCCTGGCCGTCGAACACGAGCCGGAGATCGTCGCGATCGCCGACGCGACCGTCGGCGACGCCGTCACCGTCGAGGGGGAGATCTCCCAGATCAAACAGACCGGCGGCCCCACGATCTTCCACGTCGCCGACGAGACGGGCGTGATCGCGGCGGCCGCCTTCGAGGAGGCCGGCGTCCGCGCCTACCCCGAAGTCGAGATCGGCGACATCGTCCGCGTCTCCGGCTCCGTCGAGACGCACGAGGGAACCACCCAGCTCGAGGTCGACGACATCGACGTGCTCGACGGCGAGACGGCCGCGGCCGCCCGCGAGCGCCTCGATGAGGCGATGCGCGAGCGCGCCGAGCCGGAGGCGGTCGAGCCGCTCGTCGACTGGCCGGCGTTCGAGAAGCTCCGCCCCGAGCTGGAGGACCTCGCGCGCACGCTCCGCCGCACGGTGCTGGAGGGGCGGCCGATCCGCATCCGCCATCACGCCGACGGCGACGGCATGTGCGCGGCGATTCCGGTCCAACTCGCGCTGGAGAACTTCATCGAGGAGGTTCACGAGGGCGACGACGCCGCGCGCCACACCCTCAAGCGCCTCCCGAGCAAGGCGCCCTTCTACGAGATGGAGGACGTGACCCGCGACCTCAACTTCGCGCTGGAGGGTCGCGCCCGCCACGGACAGAAGCTCCCGTTCCTCCTGATGCTCGACAACGGGTCGACCGAGGAGGACGTGCCCGCATACAAGAACCTCGCCCACTACGACGTGCCCATCGCCGTCGTCGACCACCACCACCCGGACCCCGAGGCGGTGAACGACCTGCTCGACGCGCACGTCAACCCCTACCTCCACGACGAGGACTACCGCATCACGACGGGCATGATGTGCGTCGAGCTCGCGCGCCTCATCGACCCGAGCGTCACCGACGAGCTCCGACACGTCCCCGCGGTCGCGGGGCTGTCGGACCGCTCGAAGGCCGAGGTGATGGACGAGTTCGTCGACCTCGCGGACGCGGCCGGCTACGACCGCGAGGACATCGAGGACATCGGCGAGGCGCTCGACTACGCCGCCCACTGGCTGCGATACAGCGAGGGCAAGACGCTCGTGAGCGACGTGCTCGACGTCGGCAGCGACGACGCCGACCGCCACCGCGACCTCGTCGAGTTCCTCTCGACGCGCGCCGAGCGCGACGTGGAGGAGCAGCTCGACGCCGTCGAGCCGCACGTCGAACACGAGCGGCTCGACTCCGACGCCCACCTCTACCGCATCGACCTGGAGAACTTCGCCAAGCGGTTCACCTACCCCGCGCCCGGCAAGACCACCGGCGAACTCCACGACCGGAAGGTGCGCGCGACGGGCGAACCCGTCATCACGATCGGCTACGGGCCGGACTTCGCCGTCCTCCGCAGTGACGGCGTTCGTCTGGACATCCCGCAGATGGTCACCGAGCTCAACGAGGAGGTCGTCGGCGGGGGCGTCTCCGGCGGCGGCCACCTCGTCGTCGGGTCGATCAAGTTCGTTGAGGGTCGCCGCGAGGACGTGATCGACGCGCTCGTCGACAAGATGGCCGACGCCGAGCTGGACGAGGAGCTGTCGACGACGGTCGAGCTCGACGACTGA
- a CDS encoding carbon-nitrogen hydrolase family protein produces MPIVAVPQLSVADLDTAANLDAVAERVAALPDRVAVALFPEYALTGFVADERAHGVALDREGPELDRLRSVAADNDLAVVAGYLERGASDDRLYNALAYVAPDGDTTVYRKRHLRGSEADVVTAGDDRVVVETPAGSTGLVTCYDLNFVGDSAAFAADRVDALFVAGAWPAAHSENWRLLLRARALDGVRWVVGAGRTGVRDVPDAPETAYAGRSAVVRPDGAVAAALNRDERDLIADLDSEVLAEQREFIPVLDAAGNDDLRRPNPRSGSRNDNGV; encoded by the coding sequence GTGCCAATCGTCGCCGTCCCCCAGCTGTCCGTCGCCGATCTGGACACCGCGGCAAACCTCGACGCCGTCGCCGAGCGCGTCGCCGCCCTGCCGGACCGCGTCGCCGTCGCGCTGTTCCCGGAGTACGCGCTGACGGGCTTCGTCGCCGACGAGCGCGCCCACGGGGTCGCGCTCGACCGCGAGGGGCCGGAACTCGACCGGCTCCGGTCGGTCGCGGCCGACAACGACCTCGCGGTCGTCGCAGGCTATCTCGAACGCGGCGCGAGCGACGATCGACTGTACAACGCCCTCGCGTACGTCGCCCCGGACGGCGACACGACCGTCTACCGCAAGCGACACCTCCGGGGGAGCGAGGCGGACGTGGTGACCGCCGGCGACGACCGGGTCGTCGTCGAGACGCCAGCGGGGTCGACGGGGCTCGTCACCTGCTACGATCTGAACTTCGTCGGCGACAGCGCCGCCTTCGCGGCCGACCGGGTCGACGCGCTGTTCGTCGCCGGCGCGTGGCCGGCGGCCCACTCGGAGAACTGGCGGCTCCTGTTGCGCGCCCGGGCGCTCGACGGCGTCCGCTGGGTCGTCGGCGCCGGACGGACCGGCGTTCGTGACGTGCCGGACGCGCCCGAAACGGCCTACGCCGGGCGGTCGGCGGTCGTCCGCCCCGACGGCGCCGTCGCCGCGGCGCTGAACCGCGACGAGCGCGACCTGATCGCCGACCTCGACTCCGAGGTGCTCGCCGAACAGCGCGAGTTCATCCCGGTTCTCGACGCGGCCGGGAACGACGACCTACGCCGCCCGAACCCGCGTTCTGGTTCCCGAAACGATAACGGTGTTTAG
- a CDS encoding phospholipase D-like domain-containing protein: protein MARSIAAVVFALLLLGLTAAVPTTATATAAAPATGTETATATPTPQSPSPPAAVATASEPPATNTGDPKAPRIVGLLPNPVAADDAGEYVYLRLPAGNWSLDDGEDVVAIRQRQPGTVVVTAEPGALVDPPDGRVVARGLALSNAGERVVLRRGGTNGTVIDAVEYGRAPEGERWVRGGDPAWRPVGLDRRDPVTLGAANATAFVLPDAPGEPVAPIRGADDRVLLAGYTFASERVTDELIAAHERGVSVRVLLDGGPVGGTSTRQAELLDALVAAGVEVRVIDGPRARFRYHHPKYVVADDAAVVLTENWKPSGTGGGDSRGWGVTLRSPRAADALADVFRADAGWRDAVPWERYRAGRSFEPVEAATGSYPTRHPPADVHVERVRLLTAPGNAESAVVEIVDNADDRVDVLQPTVDGGRLLASLRRAAERGVCVRLLLSNAWYVAERNAALVADLNRWADAAGVPFEARVAEPSGRYGKVHAKGVVADDTALVGSLNWNPTSARENREVVVALEGEAVAGYYRESFEADWRAGGGRWDELPPAVAVAAVGAVAGAALFVRRRLTFDDSAETEQIERRGPFG, encoded by the coding sequence GTGGCACGCAGTATCGCTGCCGTCGTGTTCGCGCTCCTCCTCCTCGGGTTGACAGCGGCAGTGCCGACGACAGCGACGGCGACAGCGGCAGCGCCGGCGACGGGGACGGAAACGGCGACAGCGACGCCGACGCCGCAATCTCCATCGCCACCGGCGGCGGTCGCGACCGCCTCGGAACCGCCGGCGACGAACACCGGAGACCCGAAAGCCCCCCGGATCGTCGGCCTCCTCCCGAACCCCGTCGCCGCCGACGACGCCGGCGAGTACGTGTACCTGCGGCTGCCGGCCGGGAACTGGAGCCTCGACGACGGTGAGGACGTGGTCGCGATCCGACAACGACAACCGGGGACGGTCGTCGTGACCGCCGAGCCCGGGGCGTTGGTCGATCCACCGGACGGGCGCGTCGTCGCCCGCGGGCTCGCGCTGTCGAACGCCGGCGAGCGCGTCGTGCTCCGGCGCGGCGGGACGAACGGGACGGTCATCGACGCCGTCGAGTACGGGCGCGCACCCGAGGGCGAACGGTGGGTGCGCGGCGGGGATCCGGCGTGGCGACCGGTCGGGCTCGACCGCCGGGACCCGGTCACGCTGGGGGCCGCGAACGCGACGGCGTTCGTGCTCCCCGACGCCCCCGGAGAGCCGGTCGCACCTATCCGGGGGGCCGATGACCGGGTCCTGCTCGCGGGCTACACCTTCGCCTCCGAGCGTGTCACCGACGAGTTGATCGCCGCACACGAACGCGGTGTCTCGGTCCGAGTGCTCCTCGACGGCGGGCCAGTCGGCGGGACCTCCACGCGCCAGGCGGAACTGCTCGACGCGCTCGTCGCCGCGGGCGTCGAGGTGCGCGTGATCGACGGCCCGCGCGCCAGGTTCCGATACCACCACCCGAAGTACGTCGTCGCCGACGACGCGGCGGTCGTGCTCACGGAGAACTGGAAGCCGAGCGGCACCGGCGGCGGCGACAGCCGCGGCTGGGGCGTCACGCTCCGGTCGCCGCGGGCGGCCGACGCGCTCGCCGACGTGTTCCGCGCCGACGCCGGGTGGCGCGACGCCGTTCCCTGGGAGCGGTACCGCGCGGGCCGGTCGTTCGAACCCGTCGAGGCCGCGACCGGGTCGTACCCCACCCGTCACCCGCCGGCGGACGTGCACGTCGAGCGCGTTCGACTGCTGACCGCGCCCGGAAACGCGGAGTCGGCGGTCGTCGAGATCGTGGATAACGCCGATGATCGAGTCGACGTTCTGCAGCCGACCGTCGACGGCGGGCGGCTACTGGCGTCGCTTCGCCGCGCGGCCGAGCGCGGGGTGTGCGTGCGGCTGCTGCTGTCGAACGCCTGGTACGTCGCCGAGCGGAACGCCGCGCTGGTAGCCGACCTGAACCGTTGGGCCGACGCGGCGGGCGTTCCGTTCGAGGCGCGCGTCGCGGAGCCGTCCGGTCGCTACGGGAAGGTTCACGCGAAGGGCGTCGTCGCCGACGACACCGCGCTCGTGGGGTCGCTCAACTGGAACCCGACGAGCGCCCGCGAGAACCGCGAGGTTGTCGTCGCGCTGGAGGGCGAGGCGGTCGCGGGCTACTACCGCGAGAGCTTCGAGGCCGACTGGCGTGCCGGCGGCGGGAGGTGGGACGAACTGCCCCCCGCCGTCGCGGTCGCCGCGGTCGGGGCGGTCGCCGGCGCGGCGCTGTTCGTCAGGCGTCGGTTGACGTTCGACGACTCGGCGGAAACCGAGCAGATCGAACGAAGAGGGCCGTTCGGGTGA
- a CDS encoding HEAT repeat domain-containing protein, which yields MSDDDPAEESGDPEDAEETELVPEVSAEDLDARLDETAEALEAAETEADLDDVEADLDDIEADLERADLPEPDEDDEDAEDPREELESRLSDQRDDLEEQRGPYASDVVDDIESARATIADTRWTDAGEADLPGVVDDFLAAVNEALDADLDRTGDDGPESLADALDDAVAAVEDADLDADEDADTIAALLEATDALETGVDDAEEWDDLETHEQLQAQGFYDVLGHYKDFPPELAALKEHEQQGNVEMVLLALDSLQSEFMEEHCLDALTRMNDEGAFEAMHQRAQKRDQPAIRALGKMAAEDAVETLVEYVDSDSNPALQKVTFKALGEIGHADAVQPLANKLAMDNDEVRPYAARALGLLGDARAVDPLADAAADDESDNVRAAALWALRQIGTEDALEAAAEFDDDRAFIVQTEAKKARDALDAAGEGEEVAA from the coding sequence ATGAGCGACGACGACCCGGCCGAGGAGTCAGGCGACCCCGAGGACGCCGAGGAGACGGAACTCGTCCCCGAGGTGTCCGCGGAGGATCTCGACGCTCGGCTGGACGAGACCGCCGAGGCGCTCGAGGCCGCCGAGACCGAAGCCGATCTCGACGATGTCGAAGCCGACCTCGACGACATCGAGGCGGACCTCGAACGCGCCGACCTCCCGGAACCGGACGAGGACGACGAGGACGCGGAGGACCCGCGCGAGGAGTTGGAGTCGCGCCTCTCCGACCAGCGCGACGACCTCGAGGAACAACGCGGCCCCTACGCGTCCGACGTGGTCGACGACATCGAATCGGCGCGGGCGACGATCGCCGACACCCGGTGGACCGACGCGGGCGAGGCTGACCTCCCGGGCGTCGTCGACGACTTCCTCGCCGCGGTGAACGAGGCGCTCGATGCGGATCTCGACCGCACGGGCGACGACGGTCCCGAGTCGCTGGCCGACGCGCTCGACGACGCGGTCGCGGCCGTCGAGGACGCGGACCTCGACGCCGACGAGGACGCCGACACCATCGCCGCCCTGCTCGAGGCGACCGACGCGCTGGAGACGGGCGTCGACGACGCCGAGGAGTGGGACGACCTCGAAACGCACGAACAGCTCCAGGCGCAGGGATTCTACGACGTGCTCGGGCACTACAAGGACTTCCCGCCTGAGCTTGCGGCGCTGAAGGAGCACGAGCAGCAGGGGAACGTCGAGATGGTGCTGCTCGCGCTCGACTCCCTGCAGTCGGAGTTCATGGAGGAGCACTGTCTGGACGCGCTCACGCGGATGAACGACGAGGGCGCCTTCGAGGCCATGCACCAGCGCGCACAGAAGCGCGACCAGCCCGCGATCCGCGCGCTCGGCAAGATGGCCGCCGAGGACGCCGTCGAGACGCTCGTCGAGTACGTCGACTCCGACTCGAACCCCGCCCTGCAGAAGGTGACGTTCAAGGCGCTCGGCGAGATCGGCCACGCCGACGCCGTCCAGCCGCTCGCGAACAAGCTCGCCATGGACAACGACGAGGTGCGCCCCTACGCGGCCCGCGCGCTGGGGCTCCTCGGCGACGCCCGCGCGGTCGACCCGCTGGCCGATGCCGCGGCCGACGACGAGAGCGACAACGTCCGCGCGGCCGCCCTGTGGGCGCTGCGCCAGATCGGCACCGAGGACGCGCTGGAGGCGGCCGCCGAGTTCGACGACGACCGCGCGTTCATCGTGCAGACGGAGGCCAAGAAGGCCCGCGACGCCCTCGACGCCGCCGGCGAGGGCGAGGAAGTCGCCGCGTAA
- a CDS encoding FAD synthase, with product MSEGPDGSGREDGSDADGDDGPRIALAQGTFDILHPGHLHYLEDAAARGDELHVIVARRDNVTHKPKPVCPDRQRRDMIAALEVVDEAHLGHPEDFLVPVRDIDPDVIVLGFDQHHDEAALADALSAAGIDADVARATARDPRYEGELLSTGDIVDKLLRERDRRSHSEPE from the coding sequence ATGAGTGAGGGACCCGACGGGAGCGGGCGCGAGGACGGGAGCGATGCGGACGGCGACGATGGCCCCCGGATCGCGCTCGCGCAGGGCACCTTCGACATCCTCCACCCCGGGCACCTCCACTACCTGGAGGACGCGGCCGCCCGCGGCGACGAACTCCACGTCATCGTCGCCCGGCGCGACAACGTGACGCACAAGCCCAAGCCCGTGTGCCCGGACCGGCAGCGCCGGGACATGATCGCCGCCCTCGAGGTCGTCGACGAGGCCCACCTCGGGCATCCGGAGGACTTCCTCGTCCCCGTACGCGATATCGACCCGGACGTGATCGTGCTCGGCTTCGACCAGCACCACGACGAGGCCGCCCTCGCCGACGCGCTCTCGGCGGCTGGCATCGACGCCGACGTGGCGCGCGCGACCGCCCGCGACCCGCGCTACGAGGGGGAACTCCTCTCGACGGGCGACATCGTCGACAAGTTGCTTCGCGAGCGCGACCGACGGTCGCACTCGGAACCGGAGTAG
- a CDS encoding Mov34/MPN/PAD-1 family protein — MRLFRSSELLGIAAETLTFALEASRDTHPDEYMGFLRATDARDLGLDRKGQVITDVLVIPGTTSTPESATVREHMKPNSSRAVGSIHSHPNGVLRPSDADLATFHAGEVHIILGAPYERDCWRAFDSDGDPRDLDVIDVALPEDEAFFDFDQTDIDAELYDE, encoded by the coding sequence ATGCGACTGTTCCGGTCGAGCGAGCTGCTCGGCATCGCGGCCGAGACCCTCACGTTCGCGCTGGAGGCGTCCCGGGACACCCACCCGGACGAGTACATGGGCTTTCTCCGGGCGACCGACGCGCGCGATCTCGGCCTCGACCGGAAGGGACAGGTGATCACCGACGTGCTCGTCATTCCCGGCACCACGTCGACGCCGGAGTCGGCGACCGTCCGCGAGCATATGAAACCCAACTCCTCGCGGGCGGTCGGCTCGATCCACTCCCACCCCAACGGCGTCCTCCGCCCCTCCGACGCCGATCTGGCGACGTTCCACGCGGGGGAGGTCCACATCATCCTGGGCGCTCCCTACGAGCGCGACTGCTGGCGTGCGTTCGACTCCGACGGCGACCCCCGCGATCTGGACGTGATCGACGTGGCGCTGCCCGAGGACGAGGCGTTCTTCGACTTCGACCAGACCGACATCGACGCGGAGCTGTACGATGAGTGA
- a CDS encoding DUF7117 family protein produces the protein MEVRGERECTECGTRWSYFETGSVACPDCGSLRSVGTGERRKHTDAPAEIDLTSVLARLDDTPLSDLVDEIKAECRTYLRKRGFIRGGELAPLDDAYLAAAELRHAADVYGRIAGPGGGRADATIHDGDRGPEGASPGVTDDEEWYLTTLLRAADTGERPDAGDVPPRMHEARGLAAAEAALEYRTDVSTYLDEHPDPEANRTLGAIRDRAKRIDALGGDVEPAEADALVGAAAELGRYLIAGDEEALASARERLQRLE, from the coding sequence ATGGAAGTCCGGGGCGAGCGCGAGTGTACGGAGTGCGGGACCCGCTGGTCGTACTTCGAGACTGGGAGCGTCGCGTGTCCGGACTGCGGAAGCCTCCGGAGCGTCGGGACCGGCGAGCGCCGCAAACACACCGACGCGCCGGCGGAGATAGACCTGACGTCCGTGCTGGCGCGGCTCGACGACACGCCGCTTTCGGACCTCGTCGACGAGATCAAAGCCGAGTGTCGGACGTACCTCCGCAAGCGGGGGTTCATCCGCGGGGGCGAGCTCGCGCCGTTGGACGATGCGTACCTCGCGGCCGCCGAACTCCGCCACGCGGCCGACGTGTACGGCCGGATCGCCGGCCCCGGCGGCGGACGCGCGGACGCGACGATCCACGACGGGGACCGGGGGCCCGAGGGCGCGAGCCCCGGCGTCACCGACGACGAGGAGTGGTACCTCACGACCCTGCTGCGGGCGGCCGACACGGGCGAGCGCCCGGACGCGGGCGACGTCCCCCCGCGGATGCACGAGGCGCGCGGGCTCGCGGCCGCCGAGGCGGCGCTGGAGTACCGGACGGACGTGTCGACGTACCTCGACGAGCACCCGGACCCCGAGGCGAACCGAACGCTCGGCGCGATCCGCGACCGCGCGAAGCGGATCGACGCGCTCGGCGGCGACGTGGAGCCGGCCGAGGCCGACGCGCTCGTCGGCGCGGCCGCGGAGCTGGGTCGCTATCTCATCGCCGGCGACGAGGAGGCGCTGGCGAGCGCACGGGAGCGGTTACAACGACTGGAGTAG